Proteins found in one Quercus robur chromosome 2, dhQueRobu3.1, whole genome shotgun sequence genomic segment:
- the LOC126712984 gene encoding cytochrome P450 94A2-like, which translates to MLLQLQYLLLILIPLLSLFFFFFNSNSNSNSKIPKSYPLVGSFFALLANRDRLLPWLTGIIQDSPSNTFVLRQSFATGHVISGNPAVVQHILMTNFNSYGKGEDSRRTVYDLLGDGIFNVDGESWKFQRQIAMQEFNTKSLRKFVETVVQTEVSQRLIPTLTSAAEHGTVLDFQDILQRFTFDNICNIAFGFDPAYLLPSLPQTKLDLAFENGIKCSSERGNTLFPGVWKIKKLLNIGSEKRLKVAISEIRGFAMTIIKEKKQELREKESLDSVDLLSRLLNSGHLDENFVIDFVISFILAGRDTSSAALTWFFWVLSKNPEIESEILKEIKEKSEGPVYDEVKDMVYTHASLCESMRLYPPVALDAKEAVNDDVLPDGTVVKKGMKVSYFPYAMGRLEKLWGSDWAEFKPERWLQKEEENSKSSWRFVGRDSYTYPVFQAGPRICLGKEMAFLQMKSVVAGVLRRFKVVPAFEQGVQEPEYDSFLSKMKGGFPVKIEERERDHLHSEN; encoded by the coding sequence ATGTTGCTGCAACTTCAATATCTACTCCTCATCCTAATTCCTTTACtctcactcttcttcttcttcttcaattccaattccaattccaattccaaaatCCCCAAATCGTACCCTCTAGTGGGTTCATTTTTCGCCCTCCTCGCCAATCGAGACCGCCTACTCCCATGGCTCACAGGTATCATCCAAGACTCACCCTCCAACACCTTCGTTCTCCGCCAATCCTTCGCCACCGGCCACGTAATCTCCGGCAACCCCGCCGTGGTCCAACACATCCTCATGACCAACTTCAATAGCTACGGAAAAGGCGAAGATTCCCGTCGAACTGTCTACGACCTTCTTGGCGATGGCATCTTCAACGTCGACGGTGAGTCCTGGAAGTTCCAAAGACAAATCGCCATGCAAGAATTCAACACCAAATCCCTCCGAAAGTTCGTTGAAACCGTTGTCCAAACTGAGGTCTCTCAACGCCTCATCCCCACCCTCACCTCAGCTGCCGAACATGGAACTGTCCTAGATTTCCAAGACATTCTTCAAAGGTTTACTTTTGATAATATCTGTAATATCGCTTTCGGGTTCGACCCGGCCTACTTGTTGCCCTCTCTTCCACAGACCAAGCTCGACTTAGCCTTTGAAAACGGTATCAAGTGTAGTAGCGAGAGGGGGAATACGTTATTCCCAGGCGTTTGGAAAATCAAGAAGTTGTTGAATATTGGGTCAGAAAAGCGTCTCAAGGTCGCAATCTCAGAAATACGAGGGTTCGCCATGaccataataaaagaaaaaaagcaggagctaagagagaaagagagcctCGATTCCGTGGACCTGTTGTCAAGGTTATTGAACTCCGGTCATTTAGACGAGAACTTCGTGATCGATTTTGTGATCAGCTTTATACTTGCTGGGCGTGACACTTCGTCGGCGGCTTTAACATGGTTTTTTTGGGTTCTATCGAAAAACCCAGAAATAGAATCCGAGATTCTTaaggaaatcaaagaaaaatcgGAAGGGCCTGTTTATGACGAGGTGAAAGATATGGTGTACACACACGCTTCTCTATGTGAAAGCATGCGGCTGTACCCGCCAGTCGCGTTGGACGCGAAGGAGGCAGTGAACGACGACGTATTGCCGGACGGGACAGTGGTAAAGAAGGGGATGAAAGTATCGTACTTTCCATACGCTATGGGGAGGTTGGAGAAGCTGTGGGGATCGGACTGGGCAGAGTTCAAGCCCGAGAGGTGGCTGCAGAAGGAGGAAGAGAATTCGAAATCATCATGGAGGTTCGTGGGGAGAGACTCGTACACTTACCCAGTGTTCCAGGCAGGTCCTAGAATTTGTTTGGGGAAGGAGATGGCTTTCTTGCAGATGAAGAGTGTGGTAGCTGGGGTTTTAAGGAGGTTTAAGGTAGTGCCAGCTTTTGAGCAAGGTGTACAGGAACCAGAGTATGATTCATTTTTATCCAAGATGAAAGGTGGGTTTCCGGTGAAGATtgaggagagggagagggatCATCTTCATTCTGAGAATTGA